From a single Nothobranchius furzeri strain GRZ-AD chromosome 7, NfurGRZ-RIMD1, whole genome shotgun sequence genomic region:
- the LOC107382557 gene encoding uncharacterized protein, which yields MRGILLLCLLGCVAAAPSQINCVDLAKAPPSCFLPTEGIANPNNSSLGNNTLNSTASLVKPVATTKIKDEKLQAKPTSIPPAITFTLNGSWEWHHFKNPYMYPPKEMADQK from the exons ATGAGGGGAATTCTGCTGCTCTGTCTGCTGGGATGTGTCGCTGCAGCACCGAGCCAAATTAACTGTGTTGACCTGGCAAAG GCACCACCTTCATGTTTTCTTCCAACGGAGGGAATCGCTAATCCAAACAATTCCTCACTG GGGAATAATACCTTAAATTCAACTGCAAGTCTTGTAAAACCTGTAGCAACGACCAAAATAAAG GACGAGAAACTTCAAGCAAAGCCAACATCTATACCTCCTGCCATCACATTT ACCCTCAATGGCTCCTGGGAGTGGCACCATTTCAAAAATCCGTATATGTATCCACCAAAGGAGATGGCCGACCAG AAATA